Proteins encoded by one window of Ulvibacter sp. MAR_2010_11:
- a CDS encoding sensor histidine kinase → MITTRKHSFQPGARSIIQMGEELIGHPTSAINELVKNGYDADATKVNVYINIEINVAKSFVFIIDNGVGMADDVLFGEWLQPSVSSKRKKTHSEIFNRKFLGNKGIGRLAAMALGQRLTVISKTSDCINYNWLSLDSNQFQEEVLLNRIEFPGDEIINYKDLFEEEEYLEIRKQDKNESLISLINSDACGDFLEGTLIIIENVDASLQNLMIDEFSKNENELKFEDTSIMKSLGVLITPLAMSELIQKELIEKKIISNKIAIANENSTFQLNFGTNLIESNSESLELHEVTPLKILKGYSYRAIGKVDSNGKLNGFLYFNRLEGDNFPKNLDFDVSDFNKIQPKRKEKKETFELSESDRNKDVGEFIFDIRIYDREKDAIEKLGVLLNEKNSETKNILNKLLGIRISKNGFGVKPYGDVDGVQDWLGLGQKRVQDPGKNIGPNLVLGYVYLFSPQNDGLKEKTNREGFYENKAFNQLKGMLLRAMQEIGQLRYNYRLRKNLGRPTAKFNTRPESEEYLRFINDNVQNLNVLNRTQDFIKETNSALDNAEFRLSLAERLASLGSSLELLYHELAQPITILGAAEMEIYDQNEKVQQNEIKNKISEELNFISEAVSTLDDLKDSLEPAIGKSVSRTFKPIISFSKVMRLYKKDISDYDIKVDIDPSLQNYQITDNEYALWISFLNIINNAIFWLKTSEENSRTILFSLENNNLVISNTGPLIPEDIIDIIFEYGVSNKPGKNKSGLGLTYTKSILDKNKWSIHAENRDYGPAFIINKLDK, encoded by the coding sequence ATGATTACAACTAGAAAACATTCCTTTCAGCCTGGAGCTAGGTCTATTATCCAAATGGGGGAGGAATTAATTGGTCATCCAACATCTGCAATTAATGAGCTTGTGAAAAATGGATATGATGCTGATGCGACCAAAGTAAATGTTTACATAAATATAGAAATAAATGTTGCTAAATCTTTCGTGTTTATTATCGATAATGGAGTGGGAATGGCAGATGATGTTTTGTTTGGAGAATGGCTTCAACCCTCTGTTAGCTCAAAAAGAAAGAAGACCCATAGTGAAATATTTAATAGAAAATTTTTAGGTAACAAAGGCATTGGTCGGCTTGCAGCTATGGCATTAGGACAACGATTGACCGTTATATCTAAAACTTCTGATTGTATAAATTATAATTGGCTTAGTTTAGACTCTAACCAATTTCAAGAAGAAGTACTATTAAATCGAATTGAATTTCCAGGGGATGAAATTATTAATTACAAGGATTTATTTGAAGAAGAAGAATATTTAGAAATTAGAAAACAAGATAAAAATGAATCTTTAATTTCTTTAATTAATTCTGATGCTTGTGGAGATTTTCTTGAGGGCACTTTAATTATTATAGAGAACGTTGATGCCAGCCTTCAAAACTTAATGATTGATGAGTTTAGTAAGAATGAGAATGAACTTAAATTTGAAGATACAAGTATAATGAAGTCCTTAGGAGTATTAATTACTCCCTTAGCAATGAGCGAATTAATACAGAAAGAGCTTATTGAAAAGAAAATTATTTCTAATAAAATTGCGATTGCTAATGAAAATAGTACTTTCCAATTAAATTTCGGAACAAATTTAATTGAATCTAATTCTGAATCCTTAGAACTACATGAAGTTACTCCACTAAAAATACTTAAAGGATATAGTTACAGGGCGATAGGAAAGGTTGATTCAAATGGCAAGTTAAATGGTTTCCTATATTTTAATAGATTAGAGGGTGATAATTTTCCTAAAAATTTAGACTTTGATGTTTCAGATTTTAATAAAATTCAACCAAAAAGAAAAGAAAAAAAAGAAACATTCGAATTATCTGAAAGTGATAGAAATAAAGATGTTGGGGAATTTATATTTGATATTAGAATATATGATCGTGAAAAAGATGCTATCGAAAAGTTGGGAGTATTGCTAAATGAGAAAAATTCTGAAACAAAAAATATACTGAATAAATTATTAGGAATAAGAATCTCTAAAAATGGTTTTGGAGTAAAGCCTTATGGTGATGTTGATGGTGTTCAGGATTGGCTAGGGTTAGGACAAAAGAGAGTTCAAGATCCCGGAAAAAATATTGGACCAAATTTGGTTTTGGGTTATGTCTATTTATTTTCACCTCAAAATGATGGCTTGAAGGAGAAAACCAATAGAGAAGGATTTTATGAAAACAAAGCTTTTAATCAGCTTAAAGGCATGTTACTTAGGGCCATGCAGGAAATTGGGCAATTGAGATATAATTATAGGCTTAGAAAAAATTTGGGGAGACCTACTGCTAAATTTAATACTCGTCCTGAATCTGAGGAATATTTAAGATTCATAAATGACAATGTGCAAAATTTAAATGTCCTAAACAGAACTCAAGATTTTATTAAGGAAACCAATTCTGCCTTAGATAATGCTGAATTTCGGTTATCCCTCGCTGAAAGGCTTGCTTCTTTAGGAAGTAGTTTGGAGCTACTATATCATGAATTAGCCCAACCTATTACTATTCTTGGAGCTGCCGAAATGGAAATTTATGATCAAAATGAAAAAGTACAACAAAATGAAATAAAAAATAAGATATCAGAAGAATTGAATTTTATATCAGAGGCCGTTTCGACTTTAGATGATTTAAAAGATTCTTTAGAGCCTGCAATTGGCAAATCTGTAAGTAGAACATTTAAGCCAATTATATCTTTTTCAAAAGTAATGAGACTATATAAAAAAGATATTAGTGATTATGATATTAAAGTTGATATAGATCCTTCTCTGCAAAACTATCAAATAACAGATAATGAATATGCTCTTTGGATATCCTTTTTAAATATTATTAATAATGCAATTTTTTGGTTAAAGACTAGTGAAGAGAATAGTAGAACAATTCTATTTAGTCTTGAAAATAATAATTTAGTAATTAGTAATACAGGTCCACTAATTCCTGAAGATATAATAGATATAATTTTTGAATACGGTGTTTCTAACAAACCAGGCAAAAATAAAAGTGGTTTAGGATTAACATACACAAAAAGTATTCTTGACAAGAATAAATGGTCTATTCATGCTGAAAACAGAGATTATGGTCCGGCATTTATAATTAATAAACTAGATAAATAA
- a CDS encoding 30S ribosomal protein S16 has protein sequence MPVKIRLQRHGKKGKPYYWIVAADARSKRDGKYLDKLGIYNPTVNPAQIEIDVDGAVKWLQNGAQPTDTARAILSYKGVLLKHHLAGGVRKGALTEEQAEEKFNAWLEEKATAVDNKRAKLSDAQKKAKAEALAAEKVVNEKRTADAAAALAPAEEEVAAEEVAAETTEAVEATEAAPAEEVVAEEAPAAEEKVAEEAPAAEEKVAEKAPEAPAAEEKVAEEAPAAEAAKEEE, from the coding sequence ATGCCTGTAAAGATCAGATTACAAAGACACGGTAAGAAAGGGAAGCCTTATTACTGGATCGTAGCCGCAGATGCGCGCTCAAAAAGAGATGGTAAATACCTTGATAAATTAGGAATTTACAATCCAACAGTTAACCCTGCACAAATCGAAATTGACGTTGATGGTGCAGTAAAATGGCTTCAAAACGGAGCACAACCAACCGATACTGCAAGAGCAATCCTTTCGTATAAAGGAGTGTTATTAAAGCATCACCTTGCCGGTGGTGTGCGTAAAGGAGCGTTAACCGAAGAACAAGCCGAAGAAAAATTCAACGCATGGTTGGAAGAAAAAGCAACTGCTGTTGATAACAAGCGTGCTAAACTTTCTGATGCTCAGAAAAAAGCAAAAGCCGAAGCACTTGCTGCTGAAAAAGTAGTAAACGAAAAACGTACTGCCGATGCTGCTGCTGCACTAGCCCCTGCTGAAGAAGAAGTAGCTGCCGAAGAGGTTGCTGCTGAAACTACAGAGGCTGTTGAAGCTACTGAAGCTGCTCCGGCTGAAGAAGTAGTTGCTGAAGAAGCTCCTGCTGCTGAAGAGAAAGTTGCTGAAGAAGCTCCTGCTGCTGAAGAGAAAGTTGCCGAAAAAGCACCTGAAGCTCCTGCTGCTGAAGAGAAAGTTGCCGAAGAGGCTCCTGCTGCTGAAGCTGCAAAAGAAGAAGAGTAA
- a CDS encoding DNA cytosine methyltransferase encodes MNELNFIDLFAGASGMSEGFIQAGLNPISHIEMDKYACDSIRTRAVYHFVTKNGKEKFYFDYLKGEISREELYSQVPKDILDSVLNIEITDDSIKSIFSKIDKTLNKKKVDLIIGGPPCQAYSLLGRHHENIENDPRNKLYIQYGRFLKHYEPKAFVFENVPGLLSANKGQHFKNLKAYFRKIGYEVYHDTLNAADYGVLQARKRIIIVGWKKNIDYGFPEIKKIKVETTVNDIFQDLPKLKSGEALHVADYTIPKNDYLKRFELRNGVDFVTQHISRPHNARDLKIYKIAIEKWDKNEERLKYPDLPKELKTHKNESSFADRFKVVNGKGVSHTVVAHIAKDGHYYIHPDIKQCRSISVREAARLQSFPDDFYFEGSRSAAFKQIGNAVPPLMAYSIAKAIKNKL; translated from the coding sequence TCCGAAGGGTTTATCCAAGCTGGCTTAAATCCTATTTCACACATTGAAATGGATAAATATGCTTGTGATTCTATTAGAACTAGAGCGGTTTATCATTTCGTTACAAAAAATGGAAAGGAAAAATTTTACTTTGATTATCTAAAAGGAGAAATTTCAAGAGAAGAATTATACAGCCAAGTTCCTAAAGATATTTTAGATTCTGTTTTAAATATAGAAATTACAGATGATTCGATAAAATCAATATTTTCAAAAATTGACAAAACTTTAAATAAAAAAAAGGTTGATTTAATAATTGGCGGCCCGCCATGTCAAGCATATTCTCTACTTGGCAGACATCACGAAAATATTGAAAACGACCCAAGAAATAAACTATATATCCAATATGGAAGATTCTTAAAACATTATGAGCCTAAAGCATTTGTTTTTGAAAATGTGCCAGGTTTATTAAGTGCCAACAAAGGACAACATTTCAAAAATCTCAAAGCATATTTTCGCAAAATCGGCTATGAAGTTTATCATGATACCCTAAATGCTGCCGATTACGGAGTACTTCAAGCTCGAAAAAGAATAATTATTGTTGGCTGGAAAAAGAACATCGATTATGGCTTCCCAGAAATTAAAAAAATAAAAGTAGAAACTACTGTTAACGATATTTTTCAAGATTTACCTAAACTAAAGTCTGGCGAAGCATTACACGTAGCAGACTACACTATTCCTAAAAATGATTACTTAAAAAGGTTTGAATTACGAAACGGTGTCGACTTTGTTACACAACATATTTCAAGACCACATAATGCCCGAGATTTAAAGATCTATAAAATAGCTATAGAAAAATGGGACAAGAATGAAGAACGTTTAAAATATCCTGATTTGCCTAAAGAATTAAAGACTCATAAGAACGAATCTTCATTTGCAGATAGATTCAAAGTTGTAAATGGCAAAGGAGTTTCTCATACAGTTGTTGCTCATATTGCCAAAGATGGGCACTACTATATCCATCCTGACATAAAACAATGTCGTTCGATTTCAGTAAGAGAAGCTGCTAGGTTGCAATCCTTCCCTGACGATTTTTATTTTGAAGGCTCTCGTTCCGCCGCATTTAAGCAAATTGGCAATGCTGTACCACCATTAATGGCCTATTCTATTGCAAAAGCAATAAAAAATAAACTATGA
- a CDS encoding DUF6252 family protein gives MRHFILIIFAAILLSGCEDTQTNSPALQTELDNIFFKAIDARAIENEDGSFNILGVTQDETLTLHINKAQLGIYPLGAGQPNYATFEDANGNIYSSNPEGSGEIILTDRCISCGLLTGTFKFTSVLAGIDTIVAQKGLFFEVKFPVASDDNEPTNAGTFVAQINGTPFNAFTVAAANTGNNIIITGSTSSTTILLRMPIEITSGTHILPMAGFQATLTNGAGTQTAQAGTFIIVEHNVASKTIKGTFSFDTGTTIVSLGQFNVSYL, from the coding sequence ATGAGACATTTTATACTTATCATTTTTGCAGCAATTCTTTTATCGGGTTGTGAAGATACTCAAACCAACAGTCCGGCATTACAAACCGAACTTGACAATATCTTTTTTAAGGCGATCGATGCTCGTGCAATAGAAAACGAAGACGGTTCGTTTAACATTCTGGGTGTTACTCAGGATGAAACACTTACCTTACATATTAATAAAGCCCAGTTAGGAATTTATCCTTTAGGAGCAGGCCAGCCTAACTACGCGACCTTCGAGGATGCTAATGGAAATATTTATTCTTCCAATCCTGAAGGTAGTGGTGAGATAATACTAACCGATAGATGCATTTCTTGTGGGTTACTTACAGGAACATTTAAATTTACATCGGTATTGGCCGGAATAGATACGATTGTCGCTCAAAAAGGACTCTTTTTTGAAGTGAAATTTCCTGTCGCTTCAGACGATAACGAACCCACCAATGCAGGGACTTTTGTCGCCCAAATTAATGGAACCCCTTTTAATGCATTTACAGTGGCTGCTGCAAATACCGGAAATAATATCATTATTACGGGAAGTACTTCTTCAACAACTATTTTGCTGCGCATGCCCATCGAAATTACATCGGGAACACACATCTTGCCTATGGCAGGTTTTCAGGCCACATTAACCAACGGTGCCGGGACCCAAACAGCACAGGCAGGTACTTTTATTATCGTGGAGCATAATGTTGCTTCCAAAACCATAAAAGGAACCTTTTCATTCGATACAGGAACAACTATTGTTTCTTTGGGACAGTTCAACGTTTCTTATTTGTAA
- the rimM gene encoding ribosome maturation factor RimM (Essential for efficient processing of 16S rRNA) translates to MQKENCFYLGKIVKKYSFKGELLVKLDTDDPEQFVKMESVFVEQHNNLIPFFIAESSLHKSELLRVKFEEVTSEADANGLIGAALYLPLNMLPKLTGTQFYYHEIIGYVVQDISFGEVGTIVGVNDTTAQALFEINRDGKEILIPINDNFIKKVDRTAKTILLDVPEGLIELYL, encoded by the coding sequence ATGCAAAAGGAGAATTGCTTCTACTTAGGCAAAATCGTTAAGAAGTATAGCTTTAAAGGGGAATTGCTTGTAAAATTAGATACAGACGACCCCGAACAATTTGTAAAAATGGAATCGGTTTTTGTGGAACAACACAACAACTTGATTCCATTTTTTATTGCAGAAAGCTCCCTGCATAAATCGGAATTACTTCGTGTAAAGTTTGAAGAAGTCACCTCCGAGGCAGATGCTAACGGACTTATAGGCGCGGCGTTATACCTCCCCTTGAATATGTTACCCAAACTTACAGGAACTCAATTTTATTATCACGAAATCATCGGATATGTCGTACAGGACATTTCCTTTGGGGAAGTGGGAACCATTGTCGGCGTAAATGATACCACTGCACAAGCTCTTTTTGAAATTAACCGGGACGGAAAAGAAATTCTCATTCCCATAAACGACAATTTTATTAAAAAGGTGGATCGAACCGCCAAAACCATCCTTTTAGATGTGCCGGAGGGACTCATCGAACTATATTTGTAA
- the dnaE gene encoding DNA polymerase III subunit alpha, whose translation MYLIFDTETTGLPRNWNAPLTDSDNWPRCIQIAWQLHDAMGNVVEHEDYLVQPEGFNIPFDAEKIHGISTELAQQQGIPLAEMIEKFTEALSKTKYVVGQNVGFDLNIMGAEFLRLGMENPLPKFPVLDTCTETTAQLCQLPGGRGGKFKLPTLTELHEFLFQQPFEEAHNATADVEATTRCFLELVRRQIFTLEELDVQPDYFERFSEENPKEIKLLGLQHINLKKASKKIKAALDAKVETVEISSEEIKENIATLQETPFAHLHNHSQFSILQSTSSTQDLVNAAVKNNMPAVAITDSGNMMGAFHFVRAVNTYNSSLSEEEKHKTLKGIVGCEFFVCEDHTNKSHKDNGYQVVLLAKNKSGYHNLAKMASIAYTDGFYYVPRIDREVIKKYKDDIIVLSGSMYGEVSSKILNIGENQAEEALIWWKQEFGEDFYLEIMRHNQEDENRVNTVLIDFSKKHNVKLVACNNTYYIDKENANAHDILLCVKDGEKQATPIGRGRGYRYGLPNQEYYFKSQDEMKALFNDLPEAIESISEIISKIESFSLMRDVLLPNFAIPKEFLHVEDADGGKRGENAYLKFLTFEGAKKRYPEMTDEIQQRLDFELEVIANTGYPGYFLIVQDFIAEARKMDVSVGPGRGSAAGSAVAYCLGITNICPIKYDLLFERFLNPDRVSMPDIDIDFDDEGRGKVMDYVINKYGSSQVAQIITYGTMAAKSSIRDTARVLDLPLNDADRIAKLIPNMTKLNKIFGLSDSELRSRFRSDELPKVNELLNLSEGEDLEAQTINQAKILEGSVRNTGIHACGVIITPSDITDFVPIATAKDSDLYVTQFDNSVVESAGLLKMDFLGLKTLTLIKDTVKIVKHKHNVLLDPDNFPLDDEKTYELFQRGDTVGIFQYESAGMQKHMKDLKPTVFADLIAMNALYRPGPMEYIPSFIRRKHGEEQISYDLPAMEEFLKETYGITVYQEQVMLLSQKLADFTKGEADVLRKAMGKKQKSVLDKMKPQFIEQAAAKGHDPEKLEKIWKDWEAFASYAFNKSHSTCYAWIAYQTAYLKAHYPAEYMAAVLSNNMSDIKQISFFMEECKRMGLEVLGPDVNESFYKFTVNDRGAVRFGMGAVKGVGGNAVATIVDERKDGKYKSVFDLAKRIDLRSANKKAFENLALAGGFDSFDTHRAQYLHDDGDGVMFIEKVLRYAARYQETQNSSQVSLFGDASEVQIPEPEVPPCEPWGTMKKLKFEKEVVGIYISGHPLDDFKTEMKSFTNCRVSDFNNLEPFINRELCFGGIVTDVQHRESKAGKGWAIFVVEDYDDSFEFKIFGEEYLKFRHFLVPNSFIYARVFVKEGWTNRDTGKKGEPRLQYNSMQLLHDVMDSQARKLTIQMPIEDLAEDTIKSLKELFKLHKGDKPLQFVIYEMEEKVKLTMPSRKQKVHISQELLDELEMAQVQYRLN comes from the coding sequence ATGTACTTAATTTTTGATACCGAAACCACCGGTTTACCCCGAAATTGGAACGCGCCTTTAACCGACAGCGACAACTGGCCTCGTTGTATTCAAATTGCCTGGCAATTACACGATGCCATGGGGAATGTGGTGGAGCATGAGGATTACCTGGTACAGCCCGAAGGTTTTAATATTCCCTTTGATGCCGAAAAGATTCACGGTATTTCCACCGAACTGGCGCAACAACAAGGTATTCCTTTGGCTGAAATGATTGAAAAATTCACCGAAGCGCTTTCCAAAACCAAATACGTAGTAGGACAAAACGTAGGCTTCGATCTCAACATCATGGGGGCCGAATTTTTACGCCTTGGCATGGAAAATCCCTTGCCAAAATTTCCTGTCCTCGATACATGCACCGAAACCACTGCACAACTCTGTCAGTTGCCCGGCGGACGAGGAGGTAAATTCAAACTCCCTACGCTTACCGAATTACATGAATTTCTGTTTCAACAGCCTTTTGAAGAAGCGCATAATGCTACAGCCGATGTGGAAGCTACTACGCGTTGTTTCCTGGAATTGGTACGCCGACAAATTTTTACTTTAGAAGAATTAGACGTACAACCCGATTATTTTGAGCGTTTTTCGGAAGAGAATCCGAAGGAAATTAAATTGCTGGGGCTTCAGCATATCAATCTTAAAAAAGCTTCAAAAAAGATAAAGGCTGCGCTCGACGCCAAAGTGGAAACGGTCGAAATTTCTTCCGAAGAAATTAAAGAAAACATTGCCACGCTTCAGGAAACTCCCTTTGCGCATTTACACAATCATTCGCAATTCTCCATCCTCCAGTCTACCTCTAGTACACAGGATTTGGTGAATGCTGCGGTAAAAAATAATATGCCCGCAGTTGCCATCACCGACAGCGGGAATATGATGGGTGCCTTTCATTTTGTACGTGCGGTAAATACCTATAACAGCTCCCTTTCAGAAGAAGAAAAACACAAAACTCTCAAAGGAATTGTGGGCTGCGAATTTTTTGTGTGCGAAGACCACACCAACAAATCGCATAAAGACAACGGCTATCAGGTGGTGTTGCTTGCCAAAAACAAGTCGGGATATCACAATCTGGCAAAAATGGCTTCTATTGCCTATACCGACGGATTTTACTACGTGCCGCGGATAGACAGAGAGGTGATTAAAAAATACAAGGACGATATTATCGTGCTTTCCGGAAGTATGTACGGGGAGGTTTCGAGCAAGATCCTCAATATTGGTGAGAATCAGGCGGAAGAAGCCTTGATTTGGTGGAAACAAGAGTTTGGAGAAGATTTCTATCTGGAAATTATGCGTCACAATCAGGAGGACGAGAACAGGGTAAACACCGTATTGATAGATTTTTCCAAAAAGCACAATGTGAAACTGGTCGCGTGCAACAATACTTACTACATCGACAAGGAAAATGCCAATGCGCACGATATTTTGCTGTGTGTAAAAGACGGGGAAAAGCAGGCAACACCCATTGGGAGAGGTCGCGGCTATCGCTACGGTCTGCCCAATCAGGAGTATTATTTCAAGTCGCAGGACGAAATGAAGGCTTTATTCAATGACCTTCCTGAAGCGATTGAAAGTATTTCTGAAATTATTTCAAAAATTGAATCCTTCAGTTTGATGCGGGATGTGTTACTTCCCAATTTTGCCATTCCGAAGGAATTTTTACACGTGGAAGATGCCGACGGTGGCAAGCGAGGAGAGAACGCCTATTTAAAATTTCTCACTTTTGAAGGCGCCAAAAAGCGCTACCCGGAAATGACCGACGAAATTCAGCAACGTTTGGATTTTGAATTGGAAGTAATTGCCAACACCGGCTATCCGGGATACTTTTTAATTGTACAGGATTTTATTGCTGAAGCCCGTAAAATGGACGTTTCGGTGGGGCCGGGAAGAGGTTCGGCGGCAGGAAGTGCTGTGGCGTATTGCCTGGGAATCACAAATATTTGCCCCATCAAGTACGACCTGCTTTTTGAGCGTTTCTTAAATCCGGATCGTGTGAGCATGCCCGATATCGATATCGATTTCGATGATGAAGGGCGTGGAAAAGTAATGGATTATGTGATTAACAAATACGGCAGCAGTCAGGTGGCGCAGATCATCACCTACGGAACCATGGCCGCAAAGTCGTCTATTCGCGATACGGCAAGAGTGTTGGATTTACCTTTGAATGACGCCGACCGTATTGCGAAGCTCATTCCCAATATGACCAAGCTGAATAAGATCTTCGGATTGAGTGACAGTGAATTGCGAAGCCGTTTCAGAAGTGACGAACTGCCAAAAGTGAATGAATTGCTAAACCTTTCGGAAGGGGAGGATCTGGAAGCACAAACTATCAATCAGGCGAAGATATTGGAAGGCTCGGTGAGAAACACCGGAATTCACGCCTGTGGAGTGATCATTACACCCAGCGATATCACCGATTTTGTGCCAATTGCCACTGCAAAGGACTCCGATTTGTACGTGACCCAATTCGATAACTCGGTGGTGGAAAGTGCCGGGCTGTTGAAAATGGACTTTCTGGGCTTAAAAACCCTTACGCTTATAAAAGATACCGTAAAAATTGTAAAGCACAAACACAATGTGTTGCTGGATCCGGACAACTTTCCGCTGGACGATGAAAAGACCTATGAACTCTTTCAACGCGGCGATACGGTAGGGATCTTTCAGTACGAATCGGCCGGGATGCAAAAACACATGAAGGACCTCAAACCTACTGTGTTTGCCGATCTTATTGCGATGAACGCTTTGTACCGTCCGGGACCCATGGAATACATCCCGAGTTTTATTAGAAGAAAGCACGGGGAGGAACAAATTAGCTATGACCTTCCGGCTATGGAAGAATTTTTAAAGGAAACCTACGGAATTACGGTCTATCAGGAGCAGGTGATGTTGCTGTCACAAAAGTTAGCCGATTTCACCAAGGGTGAGGCCGATGTGCTTCGGAAGGCGATGGGGAAAAAACAGAAATCGGTGTTGGACAAAATGAAGCCTCAGTTTATCGAACAGGCAGCTGCCAAAGGGCACGACCCCGAAAAGCTCGAAAAGATCTGGAAGGATTGGGAAGCCTTTGCGAGTTATGCCTTCAACAAATCACATTCTACCTGCTACGCCTGGATTGCGTATCAGACTGCCTATTTAAAGGCGCATTACCCTGCCGAATATATGGCGGCGGTACTGTCTAACAACATGAGCGATATCAAACAGATCTCGTTCTTTATGGAGGAATGCAAGCGCATGGGATTGGAAGTTTTGGGCCCCGATGTGAACGAATCGTTTTACAAGTTTACCGTAAACGATCGCGGCGCGGTACGCTTCGGAATGGGCGCCGTAAAAGGTGTAGGCGGCAACGCCGTAGCCACTATCGTAGATGAACGGAAGGACGGAAAGTATAAGTCGGTGTTCGATTTGGCAAAACGTATCGATTTGCGATCGGCCAACAAGAAAGCCTTTGAAAATCTGGCGTTGGCGGGAGGTTTTGACAGTTTCGATACACACAGAGCTCAGTATTTACATGACGATGGGGACGGGGTGATGTTTATTGAAAAGGTATTGCGTTATGCGGCGCGCTATCAGGAAACACAGAATTCGTCGCAGGTAAGTCTGTTTGGCGATGCCAGTGAGGTTCAAATCCCTGAACCCGAAGTACCGCCTTGCGAGCCCTGGGGCACTATGAAGAAACTGAAATTTGAAAAGGAAGTGGTGGGCATTTACATTTCGGGGCATCCTTTGGATGATTTTAAAACCGAAATGAAGAGTTTTACCAATTGCCGGGTTTCCGACTTTAATAATCTGGAACCCTTTATAAACCGCGAATTGTGTTTTGGAGGCATCGTCACCGACGTGCAACACCGTGAATCGAAGGCCGGAAAGGGCTGGGCGATCTTTGTGGTGGAAGACTACGACGACAGTTTTGAGTTTAAGATTTTTGGGGAGGAGTATTTAAAGTTTAGACACTTTTTGGTCCCCAACTCGTTTATTTATGCACGGGTGTTTGTAAAGGAGGGCTGGACCAACCGCGATACCGGCAAAAAAGGCGAACCCAGATTGCAATACAACAGTATGCAACTGTTACACGACGTAATGGACAGTCAGGCGCGGAAGTTGACCATACAGATGCCTATAGAAGATCTGGCGGAAGACACCATTAAAAGTCTGAAGGAACTATTTAAACTCCACAAGGGCGACAAACCGTTACAGTTTGTGATCTACGAGATGGAGGAAAAGGTAAAGTTGACCATGCCCAGCCGTAAGCAGAAGGTACATATCTCGCAGGAGTTGTTGGACGAACTGGAAATGGCGCAGGTGCAGTATAGGTTGAATTGA
- a CDS encoding tRNA1(Val) (adenine(37)-N6)-methyltransferase: protein MKIGTDGVLLGAWVSLKDNPFSILDIGAGTGVIALQLAQRSRAEMIDAIEIDENAYEQCVENFENSPWADRLFCYHAGLDEFVAEMDDSYDLIVSNPPFYTDDYKSEDASRDTARFAEALPFHELIDGVGSLLSDAGCFAVIIPKKEEVSFTKLASEVNLFPNRICHVRGTATSEEKRSLMEFSFRKTPPEITQLTIETTRHNYTEDYKALVQDFYLKL from the coding sequence ATGAAAATAGGGACAGACGGAGTTTTACTGGGTGCCTGGGTTTCACTAAAAGACAACCCCTTCTCTATTCTCGACATTGGTGCCGGAACGGGTGTAATTGCCTTACAACTGGCGCAACGCAGCAGAGCCGAGATGATAGATGCCATTGAAATCGATGAAAACGCATACGAACAGTGTGTCGAAAATTTTGAAAATTCCCCCTGGGCCGACCGCTTGTTTTGCTATCATGCGGGCTTGGATGAATTTGTGGCCGAAATGGACGATTCATACGACCTTATTGTTTCCAATCCGCCGTTTTATACAGACGATTATAAGAGTGAAGACGCTTCCCGGGACACCGCCCGATTTGCAGAGGCGCTGCCTTTTCACGAATTGATTGACGGAGTCGGTTCCTTACTGAGCGATGCAGGATGCTTTGCTGTTATTATCCCGAAAAAGGAGGAAGTAAGTTTTACGAAATTGGCTTCGGAAGTAAATTTATTTCCCAACAGAATTTGTCATGTACGCGGCACAGCCACTTCCGAAGAAAAAAGAAGTTTGATGGAATTCTCTTTCAGAAAAACCCCTCCTGAAATTACACAACTTACCATCGAAACCACACGACATAATTACACCGAGGATTACAAAGCCCTGGTACAGGATTTTTATCTGAAATTGTAA